In Anoplopoma fimbria isolate UVic2021 breed Golden Eagle Sablefish chromosome 15, Afim_UVic_2022, whole genome shotgun sequence, the genomic window tctgcctctccttctcctgcaaCACTGTCTACTCTTCGGTCAGGGTAAGACTCAAAGGCAGGAGCGAGAAGCGAATGCCACCCCGTACCATTGACTATGACATTACACGGGGCAGCAGGGCTCGGTTGTAGGTGGGGCAGGGTGTGGGTCTGGGTCCGTGCTGTGCTGGGCAAAGGTGGTTGGGTACTGTTAGAGATACAGGGAGTAAGCTGGCTCACTGGAGGATCATCATTGAAAAAAGGGCTGCTGTCGCTGGAGGGAGGGCCTGATGATTccagtgtgtttgggtgtgtggcCCCTTCCAGCTCCGTGGAACTGAGGAGGCCCTGAGAAAGGGCTCCTTCCACCCCATCACGACAGTTCTTCCCTTCCCAACTCAGCCCAGCTGCTGGTGGGGATCTCGATTCCGCCTCTGCCTCTACTTTGACCTGGACCCCAGGTAGCATCCTCTGAATGACCTGCTGTTGGCATGGCCTCTGGCCCACAGTTAGATCAATAACCCCGTCCGTCGGTGCGGGGCCGCTGGTTAGACAAGTGTTGCCTGAATTGTCCTCTGCCTTCACAGTCAAGTCCACCAGCGCCGCCCTGCTTCTCTCTGAGCGTACAGGAGAGAGACGTTCTGCAACAGCTGGCTCTACTTTCTGCTCCCCTCTGTCATCTCCAGAGGACCCTGGAGAGTGGGGCCAATAAGCTGAAGCTTCAGAGGACTCTGGAGCACTGCGGAAGTTGCCCCTGCTCTCCGACTGGTCCCTGGAAGTTCTTGGGTTGAAGGGAATTGGGATTGGAATTGGGATCGGGACTGGGAGTGGTACAATGACAGGGTAAGGGACCAAGAGAGTTGGTGGGGGTACCAATGGGGCCAAGGACGGCATGCCAAAGTTCATCATTGGGGGCAGAGGAATGCGTCCATTGGGCATCATGTTGAAAGGGGGAAAGCCTGGCATTGAGAGACCAGGATGGGGGGGCATCATGCCTGGGTTGGGATTGGACGATGGGTGGACATGTGGCGACATCATGGGCCTGTGCATAGGGCTTGAACCTGAGCCCATGGTCCTAGGGGGAGGTGGTGGACCAATACCAGGGATGATAGGGTTTGACAGGGGGCTATGGGGACCCCCTGGGTGGGCAGAGGGCCGAAGGAATGGTGGACGCATCTGCTGCATCATTTGATGCTCCATGAACAGCGGCAGGGGCATGGGTCCCCGGGGGGTCATCACCATGGGAGGGCTACCGGGAGGAACCCCGACAGGTGGGTGCAAAGTGGGAACAGGCGGAGGGTGAAGTGTGGGGCTCTCGTGGGGTCTGGGTGTGGGGATCttggctgaggaggaggaggacggggagcAGTAGGCAGCAGTGTCTGAGGGCGAGGTGGCAGAGGAAGTGCAAGGGGCCAATGCAGAGGCAACGGAAGGCCCCCCTGGGGATGGAGCCTTACGCCGCAGGTCCGATAACGGCGTCCcccaggattcaggagtgagcAGCTGTACCCCTCCACCGCATTCCATCTGACCATCCCCACCCGGCCCGTGACCTGGGTTACACAACCCTCCAGGCAGTGCAGCCTGGGTCTCCTTGTAGAAAATGTCCATCTTATATTGGTTCAGGCATTTGGCGCTGCAGAACTGCAGCCTCCGCTCACCAGCACCAAAGTCCAGGTACTCCTTAGTGTGGCGAATATGTTTGCACCAGTCACACACCTgtggcaaaaaacacacacagtacacaaacCACATCAGCACCTGTCACTCTTCATACAAAAACATTCTAATTTGTTTGTGATGAAATGCAACATAATCTCCTCTGAAGTAACCTGGTAAGCAGAAGCTCAACCTCCCAACCATCTGGACataagcacattttaaaaaattccTTTCACTGAGGCCTGTCTCTTTATACTTTTACAAATATGTCAAGAGCAAACACTTAACTTTGCAGTTTGTGTAAATGCACATGGCTATAGGCATTTGATTTATGTaatgtaggtgtgtgtatgtttgtgcaaTCAGTGTGTTTTGGTTACTGAGCGGTAAATGTGTGATGactttctgctctgctgctaaGTGGTATTGAAGTGACTTTGTCTTTAACTTTCTGTCCTAACAAGGAATGCCCATTTACACCTTCTGTCGGCAATGAAAAACACTCTCAGTCTCATTTAACCACAGATCCCTCGGTGACTAACGCCCCCAAGcacaacaagacaaaaaagaTGATTTCCCTCAAATGGCATTCCGCACTTGGTATTGAAGTGTGTGCCATGTGGTTGACAGCCATTAAAGTTAAGTCACTTAAAATGCTAGCGAGATCAATTGATTGATCGATACTGAATTACATAGAAAAGAGGCACCCAAGGTATTGTTGCAGTGGCTTGATGCAGACCTatcttattttgtcatttaagcCTTGAAATTCACGAAAAAAGCACAAGTGGGGCTAACAACTGACaatcatgttgttgtttgtaaAGTTCTTATTCCTGTGGATAAATGGCTGAACATACATGATGGGACTATATTAGTGACCAGTGCAGTGCCGATTActggaaatgtttgtttaatgatACGTGTGAGTTCTTCTGTATAAGATTTCCCTTTATGCATTTTGTAATTAAAGTAATACaatacacaaaataacataCATGCATATTGTCTTAAAGGGTATACTCTAAAAATATACTATATTTTGTTGATAACAGCACTGTTTTTCATGCATAGAGCTGCTATTTCACTCCAAACTTTCAACAATCttacaaatcttttttattaagTAGCCTCAAAAGACCAGAATGCAATCTAgccatctttttaaaaagaatacgCCTGCCTCGGAACCTTTTTGTGATCTCGGCATACATGCACGAAGTGAATTGCTTGGAAAAGTACTCCCACTACTGTGCCTGCAAAGCAAATAACTAGCATATAAGCACTTGCTTTGTCATACCGATTTTTAAAACGAATCCAAATCAATTATTAAACTTATATTACTGTAACTATTAGAATTAGACATCACGTCACATTAGGATTGCAGGACCACTTCTGTATGCGGCGAGCAAACACGAAGGGGCTCAATTGAAAAGTTGTCTTTCTCGCACACTGCAGTGGCAAAGATCCCAAAAACACCCAGCTGCACTGTTTCATCACTGTTCTACACCTTTGCAGCACAAAAAAGTGCACATTTTCCTTTGGgaagaaaatgaatgtgacCCTGGTGGAGCAGATAGCAGTGGGCGAGCCCCGAACACGACGTTACTCGTCAGGCCACACACAGCTCACTCTGTCAGCTCCGGGAGGAGTGGCAGGTCCTCGCCGGAGATAATTAAGGCATTAATCAGTTGTCAGACCCCTCAAcgacatccatccatcacacaGACCCTTAAGCCCCCCTGCTGAATGTTAATAAGTTGAGGGATGCAACCGGAAGGCGGataaactcctttttttttgttgcaacgCTGCATAGCAACATTGGTTTATTTGGCAGCATCCCGTCTGGCAGCAGCTGAAAGACAGTGGACTCACATGGGCCGCTCGGGCAGATGCACTGTAGCACTGGCCAGGATTTCAAAAGAATACATAGCATGCTGTCCTGCAGCTGCTACTCATGTAAAACATCAGGTTCTTTGCTTTCATCATGTGTTTTACATCCGATTCTCTAAATTAAGCAGAAGCATCTAACAAAGGGAGAAAAGTTTTTCAAAGATGCACTTAAGTTCTGCATTTGTAATAAGTCAGTGCCGCTCTGGAGGGACGACTTGCACAAATGCAACTCAGGAGGAATTTCTTACACTAACACTTTAATGGAGGTCGGGACGAGCAGCTGGAGAACACAGGGAACCACAGCCGGGACAGATCAGAGTCTGGACTACACAGCGAGCGCTGTGCTTAAACAGCACGCTGGTGGTGCTCAGATGTCAGTGCCTCGAATTCGACACGTTTCGACTGCCCATTTAGTCCTGGCTAATTCAATGAGCCATGACTGAGTAAAAGTCAAAAAGGTGCTCTCGCAAGTTGAGTTTGATAATGGTAGGCCCaggatattttaaataatgaatgtgcTGAATTTTTTTCCCTCGACTCagaaagacagatggagagcACTTAACGACTTTCTGCACTTTAAGTGAAATTTCACTGCACATTACGCTAATGGAGTTGTGctttctctctcgctcgcttgctctctctctttccccaccACCACATAGATGTTTGCAGTTGAATGTAATTATGCTCATTTATATCCGTCGTGGCCAACAAACCAGCGGCGGTGGTGCAGTTTAACCGTTTGCATTACAACAATTAGCGCACTCCCAAACAAGTGCAACCACCTCTGCAGTCGTcgttttttcctcctctcacacTCTGGTCCCGTGGACGAGGCCGAGTGCCACTTGAGAATCCCAAAATCAGGCAACAGCTAGTGTCTAATCAATTTAAATGAGCACCTTAGGTGAGGCCATTCTCAGGGGTTAAGGTATCAGGATGAAGAGCGTTAAAAGTAATGCAGTCACAGAGTTGACGGAGCAGGTTGTGGACCAACAGGTtgcagaggaggatgagagagtTTCAGGCAgcggagaagaggaagaggttgCAGATGTTGAAGAGATCGCAGAGATTGTGGAGGATTTAGAtaatgaagaggaagaagaggaggaggttgcAGAGGGTTAAGAGGCTGAGCAGAGAGTCGCAAGAGGCTGTAGTACCTGAAGTGGTTTTATATGTAGAATGAAGAGGTTTAAGCAGTAGGAGCACATAAAAGGACTGGCTTGtatgtccccccccctcccctgttAAGGTCGATATGTGATTCTTTTGACACTTCTCAGATTGCTGCTATAATCGCAAAGTGCAAAACACAAGGATTAAACCCAGGAAAATGAAGCAGGTGCTTGAAGCGAGCCAGTCGCTTGGTTTTTACTTAAACTGTCTCACACTGGCCAAACAATCTGCAGCAATGCATCCACAAGTCCATCAATGCTGGCAAACAGAAACACCGTGCTTGTTGCTCTGTGGATCCAGTCCAAAAAATGGAATATGGAGCAAAAGACTGCAATCTGAAAGCACCTGATCCATcgggaaaagaaaacagaataaagctCCCACTTAGGTTTATTCAGGAAAATTTTACTCTGGCAACGCTTTACATACCATGCTTTTTGAATATCTATCCCGATGGTTATAATTACCTGGcttacaaaaaaaaggggaaacataTCTGGTCTGTATGCTTTCCCAGTGTTTTAAATTGGCTTCACTGTGTACCTGATGTCTTCGTTAAAACCTGAATGTAGTGTGACAAGTTTAAACTGTAGATAAAAGCCGAAGAAGAGCAGAGCCACACTCCCTGTGAGGCCGCTCTTATCACAGCCAGCCATCAGCCATCGGTCATCATAGACGTGACACACAAAGGCCATTCTCACATGGCCAGTTGAACCTCTAATCACACGCGCACAGTGAGTAGAATAACTCCAGGCGGCTGTAAGAATGAGACCCACGTGGTGGACCGTGCTTGAACGTCACTGCAGCAGACTGGACCACTCAGAGACCAAAGATCTCTGTTGGTATGTGGCTGTCTGTGACAATGTATGTTTTTCCCACTTGGGACATCTTCACTCAAAGCAGAAGTGTTTGTTCCCTTTCCTgacgagagttagatgagaaaatcaATAGGAAGCTAAAGTCTGCATCTgattagcataaagactggaaacggggaaaGAGCTAGTCCGTCACAATGTCCAAAAATCTGTAGCTCACCAATGAACGCCTTATATCTCTCCTGTTTATCCactcaaaaaacaaagtatagAAATGACACGCTGGGGTTTTAATGGGGATTATTTGCTTTTGGCTTTTATGGCTTAAACAACCAAGGTGATTAGAGGTGGTTATTTTTAGGCTTTACtgtagtttattacatttatttgtcaaggACCATGTACAAAACACATTAACCTAATATAAGCAGAAGAGATGTTTTGTACCAGATTTAGCTACTAGATCATTTcagtctctgtgctaagctaagctaaccagctgctggctgtagcatCATAATTAGCTTTAGCTAAGCTTAGATATGCAACcgatattgatcttctcatctaactctcagcagaaaaggcaaataaaaaacatttcccaaaataaaCTATCCGTTggtttaaaggaacattttggtCATTTGCCACTTGTGGTCTCTTTTCTGGTTGGTTCTGGCCATCATTTCTATCAGTTGTGATAACATTGTACCAACCAAAGTCATTTCTGAAATcaggaaacacagcagcaaTGCTATAAGGAAGTGCGATGGGGCAAGACGCGAACGGTCAAACAATCAACTATCTAAGCCACATTATTTAGAGGTAAAACTGAATGTGAACGCACCAGGTTAACTTTCCAGGATTAAAACATGCAATTTGGGTTATGATTTGACggtttgacattgtttttaatcccaaaaaacatttgtctaaACCGTCATTGTGTTTCAAAACTCAACAGttgactgcttgtgtttcttgccCCATCTGACTTCTTGATAGTGATGCTGACACAATCCAAGATCTCAGACATCAACTTGATTAAGTAAGATGTTATTATTAGACATAAAGACAACTCGGATatgaaaaactataaaaataatacCAAAGTTAGTAAACTTCCATTGCATCTACTATAGCAGCATATGTGGAAGATAAATGGTATATATTCCATTGTCTTTTGTGGTCACTAAATTATGAATGATCtatgtaaaacatataaattgtaatacaataataaaaacattttaaacataaataggTCAAGCCTTAGTTTCCTTGTCTGATAACTCCTACAAATCCCACACACAAGTCACTCATATGAATGATACAATGGAAATGAGCAAAGTAAATGAAAAcgcatgaaaaaaagttatgaaaagcTCAAACTTAAATGTGTGCAAACTTTATGTAAAACATTGTGTGCTGTGTCTTATTTCTTGGGCTGACCTGAGTGTGATGGTTGATGTCTGCTATTACAGTAATGCCCAAAATATGAACCAGTCTATTGACATGTCAGGAAGAAATGAGCTGAAAATTATACACTttgaacaaagaaacaacatcaaaacatatttgtgCAGTAGCCATCAAGCTTAAACTCTATCTAGTGTTAGAGGGTTATGGTCCTTACAAGCACATCGCTGTTTGTCTTGAAGACAAGCCTGGGCGTGTCCTGAGTAAAGCTGTGCTGGGGTAATTTCCCACCGAGGCCATCGTCGTCTCTCGCCTGGGGGGGAGAAATAATGGCTTCTTTTTACGAATGGACAAAATAAACAGGTGAACAGAGGCAACAAGGAAACtcagaaaatggaaaacaacacTGAAGAAGATGAACAGAAATGGTGACTGTAAAATGGGTGAACAATAattggtttgtgttcaaacCAATCAACAGGATTCTCaaacaaaactgtgtgtgtgtgtgtgtgtgtgtgtgtgtgtgtgtgtgtgtgtgtgtgtgtgtgtgtgtgtgtgtgtgtgtgtgtgtgtgtgtgcgtgtgcgtgcatgcatgcagGTGCATGGTTGAGGATTCTGCAAGGCATTTAGTTTAGACATTCAAAGTGCTGCCTGCTACAACAGAAGGGTGTGTTCATTCAAACTCCCATTTATTTCAGACAAAAATGGaaaatttaaacacatttaaaatataacaatttttaCACTACActaacatgaataaattaaaatatatagagGTCTCTTTTAATCCAGATATTTGCAGCGGCACTACCATGGTGAAGTGTAATGTCAAAGAGTGAGTAACTCTTCAGTCATGGTTGTGTACATGTCTTGTCCACACAGTCAAATAagacctctgctcaggttgaaaACTAGGTAAACTTTTT contains:
- the sobpa gene encoding sine oculis-binding protein homolog A: MAEMEKEGRPPENKRSRKPAHPVKREINEEMKSFAESTMNELLGWYGYDKVELRDSDNLEMGETPQHISVLKENLLPKIQTSTESGEGSPDRANSSQSLPASRNGVTESSTTASTSMPGTKEHGNLPIIVPMIPPPLIKSPADEDASNVQIMCAWCQKVGVKRYSLSMGSELKSFCSEKCFAACRRAYFKRNKARDDDGLGGKLPQHSFTQDTPRLVFKTNSDVLVCDWCKHIRHTKEYLDFGAGERRLQFCSAKCLNQYKMDIFYKETQAALPGGLCNPGHGPGGDGQMECGGGVQLLTPESWGTPLSDLRRKAPSPGGPSVASALAPCTSSATSPSDTAAYCSPSSSSSAKIPTPRPHESPTLHPPPVPTLHPPVGVPPGSPPMVMTPRGPMPLPLFMEHQMMQQMRPPFLRPSAHPGGPHSPLSNPIIPGIGPPPPPRTMGSGSSPMHRPMMSPHVHPSSNPNPGMMPPHPGLSMPGFPPFNMMPNGRIPLPPMMNFGMPSLAPLVPPPTLLVPYPVIVPLPVPIPIPIPIPFNPRTSRDQSESRGNFRSAPESSEASAYWPHSPGSSGDDRGEQKVEPAVAERLSPVRSERSRAALVDLTVKAEDNSGNTCLTSGPAPTDGVIDLTVGQRPCQQQVIQRMLPGVQVKVEAEAESRSPPAAGLSWEGKNCRDGVEGALSQGLLSSTELEGATHPNTLESSGPPSSDSSPFFNDDPPVSQLTPCISNSTQPPLPSTARTQTHTLPHLQPSPAAPCNVIVNGTGWHSLLAPAFESYPDRRVDSVAGEGEAEEQPANGELEHEALKENTCSAGDWEPGKRGSVQGEMADTVEGKPDPDSNMEEGEHAYALPLLSTGGCVVIQPVPKPGADKTAILSCSISAPLSGDGTAELEPPLKRRCLRIRNQNK